One window from the genome of Myxococcales bacterium encodes:
- a CDS encoding flagellar biosynthetic protein FliO has protein sequence MVGDGGLLATTVLVLLAMCAAILALAVVARRWGMPWLRGVSERLHGTSAEPARMVVLQRLALGPRRSLVLIAVDQQTLLLGVGDGGVALLAEVSAPAPVRGGSDG, from the coding sequence ATGGTTGGGGATGGTGGGTTGCTCGCGACGACGGTGCTCGTCTTGCTCGCCATGTGCGCGGCCATCCTCGCGCTCGCCGTTGTGGCCCGCAGGTGGGGCATGCCGTGGCTGCGCGGCGTAAGTGAGCGTTTGCATGGCACCTCCGCCGAGCCGGCGCGTATGGTCGTGCTGCAGCGGCTGGCACTGGGGCCACGGCGAAGCCTCGTGCTGATTGCCGTCGACCAGCAGACGCTGCTGCTTGGCGTGGGCGATGGCGGCGTCGCGCTGCTTGCCGAGGTGTCAGCACCGGCACCGGTTAGGGGAGGCAGCGATGGCTGA
- a CDS encoding TolC family protein, protein MQRFFLLGLIAVSLQANVAWAQPVAQADAAQDASGSPAATYETALASELGRPGGLTAIQAAERALKASPELRAKTAELLQAQSRAAVAKLSNVPYLAVGASYTRLSDVEDPQFGPGISFEIPNHSASLSATLTLPITDYLFKNPRYIRAGKQGLEAAQFGQTVSRSGIVFAAQSAYYEWVRITLQVVVAAQLVAQLEQTLRQLRAQADVERLAKAEVLTFEAEMARAELALAQVRSLAEIREAQLRIQIGASPSEVLLIGERLGDEAVDGEDALASDASALTARAMAARADVAGMTRTIAAQETLHKAHKADMLPKLALFGQASYDNPNQRIFPMQDKFTSAWAVGARLTWSVNDLLFTLPKLDDSQAALSALRAKQELLAQGVSLEVLSAKKQLELALASLATAQRGVAAAEEGARVRGALFDAGRATSLELIGAQTQLTRARADAINARIDIRIASAQFQRALGDAPTGVQP, encoded by the coding sequence GTGCAACGATTTTTCCTGTTGGGGTTAATCGCCGTGTCGCTCCAAGCCAACGTGGCGTGGGCTCAGCCGGTTGCGCAGGCGGATGCGGCGCAAGACGCAAGTGGTTCGCCCGCTGCCACGTACGAAACGGCTCTGGCTAGCGAGCTCGGTCGCCCGGGCGGCCTAACGGCGATACAGGCCGCGGAGCGCGCGCTCAAGGCGAGCCCAGAACTGCGGGCCAAAACGGCCGAGCTGTTGCAAGCGCAGTCGCGGGCCGCGGTCGCTAAACTGTCAAACGTGCCGTACCTGGCGGTGGGCGCGAGCTATACCCGCCTAAGCGATGTCGAAGATCCGCAGTTTGGCCCCGGCATTTCCTTCGAGATTCCAAATCATAGCGCCTCGCTGAGCGCTACGCTGACGCTTCCTATCACCGACTATTTGTTTAAAAATCCACGCTACATTCGCGCCGGCAAGCAGGGGCTAGAGGCGGCGCAGTTTGGTCAAACGGTCTCGCGCTCAGGCATCGTCTTTGCCGCACAGAGCGCCTATTACGAGTGGGTCCGCATCACCTTGCAAGTGGTGGTCGCCGCTCAGCTGGTGGCACAACTCGAGCAGACGCTCAGGCAATTGCGCGCCCAGGCCGATGTCGAGCGCTTGGCCAAGGCCGAGGTGCTAACCTTCGAAGCCGAAATGGCACGCGCCGAACTCGCGCTCGCCCAAGTTAGGAGCCTGGCCGAGATCCGCGAGGCGCAGCTGCGAATTCAAATTGGGGCGTCGCCGTCGGAGGTGTTGCTGATAGGCGAACGGCTAGGCGATGAGGCGGTAGACGGCGAGGACGCGCTGGCGTCGGACGCGTCGGCGTTGACGGCTCGCGCCATGGCGGCGCGCGCGGACGTGGCGGGCATGACGCGCACGATCGCCGCGCAGGAGACGTTGCATAAGGCGCACAAGGCCGACATGCTGCCCAAGCTCGCACTTTTTGGCCAGGCCTCGTACGACAATCCCAACCAACGCATCTTTCCGATGCAAGATAAGTTCACCTCGGCCTGGGCGGTGGGCGCGCGGCTAACCTGGTCGGTTAACGACCTCTTGTTTACGCTGCCAAAGCTGGATGACTCACAAGCAGCACTGAGCGCGCTGCGCGCCAAGCAAGAGCTGCTGGCGCAGGGCGTATCACTTGAGGTTTTGTCGGCTAAAAAGCAACTTGAGCTGGCGCTTGCCTCGCTCGCCACCGCGCAACGCGGCGTCGCGGCAGCCGAAGAGGGTGCGCGGGTGCGGGGGGCGCTGTTTGACGCTGGCCGCGCCACCAGCCTGGAGCTAATTGGCGCACAGACCCAGCTGACGCGCGCGCGCGCCGACGCGATCAACGCGCGCATTGATATTCGCATCGCAAGCGCACAATTTCAAAGGGCCCTGGGCGATGCGCCAACGGGAGTGCAGCCATAG
- the rpsK gene encoding 30S ribosomal protein S11, translating to MAQAKTTKRKVKKNIQTGVAHIAATFNNTIVSITDVSGNVISWSSSGSCGFKGSRKSTPFAAQLAAEDAARKALEHGVRTVTVYIKGPGSGRESALRALASAGFKINLIRDVTPVPHNGCRPRKRRRV from the coding sequence ATGGCGCAAGCGAAGACCACCAAACGTAAAGTTAAAAAGAACATCCAAACCGGCGTCGCGCATATTGCGGCAACGTTTAACAACACCATCGTCAGCATCACTGATGTCAGTGGCAATGTGATTTCGTGGTCGTCGTCGGGCTCGTGCGGCTTTAAGGGCTCGCGCAAGTCGACGCCATTCGCGGCACAGCTGGCGGCCGAAGACGCGGCTCGCAAGGCGCTTGAACACGGCGTGCGCACGGTGACCGTCTACATCAAAGGCCCGGGTTCGGGGCGCGAGTCGGCGCTCCGCGCGCTCGCCTCTGCGGGATTTAAGATCAATCTCATTCGCGACGTTACGCCCGTGCCTCACAATGGCTGCCGGCCGCGCAAGCGTCGACGCGTTTAG
- a CDS encoding efflux RND transporter permease subunit, producing MPTSVVDPMPETTVRPDFARAAALGVDGADIIGSLRLFIAGNTASTFEDRGEQYDVVVRGPERFRSHIEALAMLSVPSRTLGSVPLSDVVVIDAGTGPAQINRLSRMRQVAITSNLAPGGKENEVMAALGKIVAAQKLPPGYKAEPFGRSRESAKVGAAFAFAFFLAFVFMYLVLAAQFESWVHPLTILICLPLTVPFALMAVILFGIQLDMFSMLGLLVLFGVVKKNSILQIDQSNQLRATGMPRFEAIMEANRSRLRPILMTTVAFVAGMLPLVFSHGIGSGFSKSMASIVVGGQTLSLLLTLLATPVFYSLFDDAGLAVKRVLGQLFPRQVIDRGEQEVLAASSSRTNEG from the coding sequence ATGCCGACCAGCGTGGTCGACCCTATGCCAGAAACCACCGTGCGGCCCGATTTTGCGCGGGCCGCGGCGCTCGGCGTGGACGGTGCCGACATTATTGGCTCGTTGCGCCTTTTTATCGCCGGCAATACCGCCTCGACGTTCGAAGATCGCGGCGAGCAATACGATGTGGTCGTGCGCGGGCCGGAGCGCTTTCGCTCGCATATCGAGGCGCTGGCCATGCTGTCGGTACCGTCTCGCACCCTGGGGAGCGTCCCGCTCTCGGACGTCGTCGTAATTGATGCCGGCACCGGGCCGGCGCAAATCAATCGGCTGTCTCGGATGCGCCAGGTCGCAATAACGTCGAATCTGGCCCCGGGGGGCAAGGAAAACGAGGTGATGGCGGCGCTAGGCAAGATTGTCGCAGCGCAAAAACTACCGCCGGGTTACAAGGCTGAACCGTTTGGTCGCTCGCGCGAGTCAGCGAAGGTAGGGGCCGCGTTTGCGTTCGCCTTTTTCCTCGCCTTTGTCTTTATGTACCTCGTGCTAGCCGCCCAGTTTGAATCCTGGGTGCATCCGTTGACGATTCTAATTTGTCTGCCACTGACCGTGCCATTCGCGCTCATGGCGGTCATCCTGTTTGGCATCCAGCTCGACATGTTTTCGATGCTTGGGCTCTTGGTGCTGTTTGGGGTGGTCAAAAAGAACTCGATCTTGCAGATCGACCAGTCCAACCAACTCCGTGCCACCGGCATGCCGCGCTTTGAGGCCATCATGGAGGCCAACCGCAGCCGCCTGCGGCCGATCCTGATGACCACGGTAGCCTTTGTCGCCGGTATGCTCCCGCTGGTATTCTCCCATGGCATTGGCAGCGGCTTCTCGAAGTCGATGGCGAGCATTGTCGTTGGTGGGCAAACGCTTTCGCTGCTGCTCACGTTGCTGGCGACGCCGGTGTTCTATTCGCTCTTTGACGACGCCGGCCTCGCCGTGAAGCGCGTTCTGGGTCAACTATTCCCGCGGCAGGTCATCGACCGTGGCGAGCAGGAGGTGCTGGCGGCGTCAAGCAGCCGGACCAATGAAGGTTAA
- the rpmJ gene encoding 50S ribosomal protein L36, translated as MKVRASVKPICPKCKVIKRAGVVRIICVNPRHKQRQG; from the coding sequence ATGAAAGTTCGCGCATCCGTAAAACCAATCTGCCCAAAATGTAAAGTGATCAAGCGCGCCGGCGTGGTGCGGATCATTTGTGTCAATCCACGTCACAAACAGCGCCAAGGGTAG
- a CDS encoding efflux RND transporter permease subunit: MQWLSAISIRRPVFASVLILALVVVGAVSYTRLGVDKFPEVDFPIIVVTTIYPGASPTAVEADVTDKIEAAVNTVSGIDTLSSISTEGASLVVVQFQLEKDVDVAAQELRDKVSTLRDLPSSGEPATVQKLDPGAAPVINFAVRGPSDRPSDIRELTRIAETIVKRRLESIAGVGQVQVIGGQKRQIRAVVDPARLRAYGISALEVQRAIGISNASIPGGRLELGAKISSMRIDGRATSPAALGDIVVRQVGNTPVRVSDLIVDGKIEDTVDDPTSLALRDGQPTILVSVTKQSGANTIEVVDTAKATLASIAGSLPAGYSLDIVRDNSELVRTSTSQVLEHLVVGSLLAALVVLMFLGDVRSTIISAIAIPVSIIGSFLLMAWAGYTLNMITLLALALAVGIVIDDAIVVLENIHRFIEEKGMKPFPAAMAATKEIGLAVMATTLSLMAVFLPVAFMSGIVGRFLSSFGLTMAFAILVSMLVSFTLTPMMAARMLKPHDAGRTPNALQRFSEAFYRPIERVYLAMLRWSMTHRWVIVLVSVGLMFTVPTLAGKAGAGFLPQNDEAHFEIYIKTKEGSGLDATTLVAERIARRTRALPGVAHTLVTVGANTQEQPNVANVYVRLVDPNQRTLSQDAIMELARKRVLGMCPRARPLPLSSSPTFRLARKTRSWPMS, from the coding sequence ATGCAGTGGTTAAGCGCGATTTCGATTCGTCGGCCGGTGTTCGCGTCCGTGCTGATTTTGGCGTTGGTGGTGGTCGGCGCGGTGAGCTACACACGGCTTGGCGTCGATAAGTTCCCAGAGGTAGACTTTCCAATTATTGTCGTAACGACCATCTATCCCGGGGCCTCGCCTACCGCGGTAGAGGCCGACGTGACCGACAAGATCGAGGCGGCGGTCAACACGGTGAGTGGCATCGACACGCTGTCGTCGATCTCGACCGAGGGCGCATCGCTCGTCGTGGTGCAGTTTCAGCTCGAGAAAGACGTCGATGTCGCGGCGCAGGAGCTCCGCGACAAGGTCAGCACGCTGCGCGACCTGCCCAGCTCGGGCGAGCCGGCGACCGTACAAAAACTTGATCCTGGCGCGGCGCCCGTTATCAACTTTGCCGTCCGCGGCCCGAGCGACCGACCCTCCGACATTCGCGAGCTGACGCGCATTGCCGAGACGATAGTTAAGCGTCGCCTTGAGAGCATCGCGGGCGTGGGGCAGGTTCAGGTGATTGGCGGGCAGAAGCGGCAGATCCGCGCCGTCGTCGATCCGGCGCGCCTGCGGGCCTATGGCATCTCGGCGCTAGAGGTGCAGCGTGCGATTGGCATCAGCAATGCGAGCATTCCAGGTGGCCGGCTTGAACTGGGCGCGAAAATTTCGAGCATGCGCATTGACGGCCGCGCCACCTCGCCCGCCGCGCTCGGCGACATTGTCGTGCGGCAAGTCGGCAATACCCCCGTCCGGGTGTCCGACCTGATCGTCGATGGTAAGATTGAGGATACCGTCGACGACCCGACATCGCTAGCCCTGCGCGATGGTCAGCCGACAATCCTGGTATCGGTGACCAAGCAGTCCGGTGCCAACACGATTGAAGTGGTCGACACGGCGAAGGCGACGCTTGCGAGCATCGCGGGCAGCTTGCCCGCCGGATACAGTCTCGATATTGTACGCGACAATTCTGAGCTGGTGCGCACCAGCACGTCCCAGGTGCTCGAGCACTTGGTGGTAGGCAGCCTGCTCGCTGCGCTGGTCGTGCTGATGTTCCTCGGCGATGTGCGGTCGACGATCATTTCGGCAATTGCGATTCCAGTTTCGATTATCGGCAGTTTTCTCCTCATGGCGTGGGCTGGGTATACGCTGAACATGATCACCTTGTTGGCGTTGGCGCTCGCGGTAGGGATTGTGATCGACGACGCGATCGTGGTGCTCGAGAACATCCACCGCTTTATCGAGGAAAAGGGGATGAAGCCGTTTCCGGCCGCCATGGCGGCGACCAAGGAAATTGGCCTAGCGGTGATGGCGACGACCCTGTCGCTGATGGCGGTGTTCTTGCCCGTCGCCTTTATGAGCGGCATCGTGGGACGCTTTTTGTCGTCGTTTGGGCTCACCATGGCGTTTGCCATCCTGGTCTCGATGTTGGTGAGTTTTACGCTGACGCCGATGATGGCGGCGCGCATGCTCAAGCCCCACGATGCGGGGCGGACACCCAACGCGCTGCAGCGGTTTTCCGAGGCGTTCTACCGCCCCATTGAGCGCGTCTATCTCGCGATGCTGAGGTGGTCGATGACGCATCGCTGGGTGATCGTGCTCGTTAGCGTAGGGCTCATGTTCACGGTGCCGACCTTGGCAGGCAAGGCCGGCGCGGGGTTCTTGCCGCAAAATGACGAGGCGCATTTCGAGATCTATATCAAGACCAAGGAAGGTTCTGGCCTTGATGCCACGACCCTAGTCGCCGAGCGCATCGCCCGCCGGACGCGGGCGCTGCCGGGCGTCGCGCATACGTTGGTGACTGTGGGGGCCAATACGCAAGAGCAGCCCAACGTGGCCAATGTGTATGTGCGGCTGGTCGACCCAAACCAGCGCACGCTGTCACAGGATGCGATCATGGAGCTCGCCCGCAAGCGCGTGCTGGGGATGTGCCCGAGGGCACGACCGTTGCCGCTCAGCTCGTCGCCGACTTTTCGGTTGGCACGCAAAACTCGATCGTGGCCTATGTCATAA
- the rplQ gene encoding 50S ribosomal protein L17, protein MRHQNSGRRLGRNSSHRNALFNNLVTALVARGQIETTEAKAKELRMFAEPVLQIGIDVLPLINKGDKATKEEKAKIVAAKRAARKVLRPPTAPRDLSPSALAAWRLENPDAMARLFGEVAQGLAKRKGGYTRVLKSRIRKGDAASMAIVTLVA, encoded by the coding sequence ATGCGTCATCAGAATTCGGGCCGTCGTCTAGGCCGCAATAGCTCACACCGTAATGCGTTGTTTAACAATTTGGTCACGGCGCTCGTTGCGCGTGGTCAGATTGAGACCACCGAAGCTAAGGCTAAGGAGCTGCGCATGTTCGCAGAGCCCGTGCTGCAAATTGGCATCGATGTATTGCCGCTGATTAACAAGGGCGATAAGGCCACCAAAGAAGAGAAAGCCAAGATCGTGGCGGCCAAGCGCGCCGCTCGAAAAGTGCTTCGTCCGCCGACCGCCCCTCGGGATCTTTCCCCCTCGGCGTTGGCAGCGTGGCGGCTTGAAAACCCAGACGCTATGGCCCGACTTTTTGGCGAAGTCGCGCAAGGCTTGGCCAAGCGCAAAGGCGGCTATACGCGGGTCCTCAAGTCGCGCATCCGCAAAGGCGACGCGGCGTCGATGGCCATTGTTACGCTGGTTGCGTAG
- the rpsM gene encoding 30S ribosomal protein S13: protein MARIAGVDLPRNKRIEIALTYIYGLGRHASNLVLSEAGISPDKRSDDLDENDVRKIRDAIEKNFRVEGDLRRDVQLSIKRLIDLGCYRGSRHRRNLPVRGQRTHTNARTRKGPRRMAVKKQGSATKK from the coding sequence ATGGCTCGTATTGCAGGTGTCGACCTTCCACGAAACAAACGAATCGAAATCGCCTTGACCTATATCTATGGGCTCGGCCGGCATGCATCAAACTTGGTGCTCTCAGAGGCCGGGATTTCACCTGACAAGCGTTCCGACGATCTCGACGAGAACGATGTCCGCAAGATTCGCGACGCGATCGAAAAGAACTTTCGAGTCGAAGGCGACTTGCGTCGCGACGTGCAGCTTAGCATCAAGCGCTTGATCGACCTCGGCTGTTATCGCGGCTCGCGTCACCGGCGCAACCTGCCGGTTCGCGGCCAACGTACGCATACCAACGCGCGAACCCGTAAGGGCCCTCGTCGTATGGCTGTCAAGAAGCAAGGTTCGGCAACTAAGAAATAG
- a CDS encoding efflux RND transporter periplasmic adaptor subunit, whose protein sequence is MVGQAEKRFVGAVAGGLMAATLALGGCGGKEKTKGAKVAEAVVQVATVAVAEADAPAYITVTGTVTADQSSNVAAQVPGKVLAVLVELGQEVKAGQPLLRLDTSNAALGAEEAQAQLRAATAQRANGETECAKSKELFDKGAISKSQYERERVGCIALDETLAAATARTKSVGKAVGDGVIRAPFAGIVSGRRVNVGEWVAPGMGLITIVDEEPLKLELSVPELYTGKVAKGQPVQFSVAAFTGQQFAATIARMGGEIGRQTRTMTVEADVAPGSPVRAGMFAEARIVLGTEKRVMVPKTALIKRGMSWRLFVVNGGRAEERVVERGVEVGDQVAIQSGLTAGERVISPIPEQVVDGVTISF, encoded by the coding sequence ATGGTGGGTCAAGCAGAGAAACGATTTGTTGGAGCGGTCGCTGGCGGCCTGATGGCGGCAACGCTTGCCTTGGGTGGGTGTGGCGGCAAAGAAAAGACCAAAGGAGCGAAGGTTGCCGAGGCGGTGGTGCAGGTGGCTACCGTCGCCGTGGCCGAAGCTGATGCGCCGGCCTATATAACGGTCACGGGTACGGTGACTGCGGACCAATCGTCAAACGTCGCGGCGCAGGTGCCGGGCAAGGTGTTGGCCGTGTTGGTTGAGCTGGGGCAGGAGGTCAAGGCCGGGCAGCCGCTCTTGCGGCTCGATACGTCAAATGCGGCGCTGGGTGCCGAGGAGGCGCAAGCGCAGCTGCGAGCCGCGACGGCGCAAAGGGCCAACGGCGAGACCGAATGCGCCAAATCCAAAGAGCTGTTCGACAAAGGCGCCATCTCAAAGTCGCAATACGAGCGCGAGCGCGTGGGATGTATCGCCTTAGATGAAACGCTGGCGGCGGCCACCGCGCGCACCAAGAGCGTTGGCAAGGCGGTAGGCGACGGCGTCATTCGCGCGCCCTTCGCGGGTATCGTAAGTGGCCGGCGCGTCAACGTTGGCGAATGGGTCGCACCAGGCATGGGTCTAATTACGATTGTCGATGAAGAGCCGCTAAAGCTCGAGCTGTCGGTGCCTGAGCTTTACACCGGCAAAGTCGCCAAGGGACAGCCGGTCCAATTTTCCGTGGCCGCGTTCACGGGGCAGCAATTTGCCGCGACCATCGCGCGCATGGGCGGCGAAATTGGACGTCAGACCCGAACGATGACCGTGGAGGCCGATGTGGCGCCGGGGTCGCCCGTTCGCGCCGGCATGTTCGCCGAGGCGCGCATCGTGCTGGGCACTGAGAAACGCGTGATGGTGCCCAAGACGGCCCTGATCAAGCGAGGCATGTCGTGGCGCTTGTTCGTGGTCAATGGTGGGCGCGCCGAAGAGCGCGTCGTCGAGCGCGGCGTCGAGGTGGGGGACCAGGTTGCCATTCAAAGCGGTCTGACCGCTGGCGAACGCGTGATCTCGCCAATTCCCGAGCAAGTGGTGGACGGCGTGACGATTAGCTTTTAA
- a CDS encoding DNA-directed RNA polymerase subunit alpha has product MEPSPEQTALMAKNWRDLIRPRMLEIEERSETYGKFSCEPLERGFATTLGTALRRVLLSSLQGAAVTHIAIDGALHEFTSLPGVVEDVTDIILNLKETLFKVEADRTYQVRLDKTGEGPVTASDIQSVDGLVVLNPDHKICTLSRDGKISMELTITTGRGYAPAERHSAGIPVGTIAIDALFSPIRKVNFTVNNARVGQQTDYDKLTFEVWTSGAVRPDDAVAFAAKILKEQLNLFINFEEMAEPVESPRDEAAEKLNETLWRTVDEHMLSVRSTNCLQAANIKYIGELVQKTEPEMLKTKNFGRKSLKEIKELLSSMGLSLGMKLDNWPGPNPLKK; this is encoded by the coding sequence ATGGAACCTAGCCCAGAACAAACCGCATTGATGGCCAAGAACTGGCGAGACCTGATTCGTCCACGCATGCTCGAAATCGAAGAGCGTTCCGAGACCTACGGTAAGTTTAGCTGCGAACCCCTCGAGCGTGGGTTCGCGACGACGCTTGGCACGGCGCTCCGTCGCGTGTTGCTTTCTTCGCTGCAAGGCGCAGCGGTCACGCACATCGCCATCGATGGCGCGCTGCACGAGTTCACGTCGCTGCCTGGCGTCGTCGAAGACGTTACCGATATCATCTTGAATCTCAAAGAGACCCTCTTCAAAGTCGAAGCCGACCGGACCTACCAGGTGCGGCTCGACAAGACGGGCGAAGGCCCGGTTACCGCTTCGGATATCCAATCCGTCGACGGCCTTGTTGTGCTCAACCCTGACCATAAAATCTGCACGCTGTCGCGCGATGGCAAGATTTCGATGGAGCTGACCATTACGACCGGCCGCGGTTACGCCCCTGCCGAGCGCCACTCCGCAGGCATTCCCGTTGGCACCATCGCAATCGATGCGTTGTTTTCGCCAATCAGGAAAGTTAACTTTACCGTCAACAACGCCCGCGTTGGCCAACAGACCGACTACGACAAGTTGACGTTTGAGGTTTGGACCAGCGGCGCGGTTCGGCCAGACGATGCCGTCGCTTTTGCGGCCAAGATTCTCAAAGAACAGCTCAACCTCTTTATCAATTTTGAAGAGATGGCCGAGCCGGTCGAAAGCCCGCGCGATGAGGCGGCTGAGAAACTTAACGAAACCCTATGGCGAACCGTTGATGAGCATATGCTTTCGGTCCGCTCGACTAACTGCTTGCAGGCCGCCAACATCAAGTATATCGGCGAGCTCGTGCAAAAGACCGAGCCGGAGATGCTCAAGACCAAGAACTTCGGCCGCAAGTCGCTCAAGGAAATCAAAGAGCTGTTGTCGAGCATGGGGCTTAGCCTCGGCATGAAACTCGACAATTGGCCGGGGCCGAACCCACTTAAGAAATAG